A single Hippopotamus amphibius kiboko isolate mHipAmp2 chromosome 5, mHipAmp2.hap2, whole genome shotgun sequence DNA region contains:
- the ADRA2A gene encoding alpha-2A adrenergic receptor — MFRQEQPLAEGSFAPMGSLQPDAGNASWNGTEAPGGGARATPYSLQVTLTLVCLAGLLMLFTVFGNVLVIIAVFTSRALKAPQNLFLVSLASADILVATLVIPFSLANEVMGYWYFGKAWCEIYLALDVLFCTSSIVHLCAISLDRYWSITQAIEYNLKRTPRRIKAIIVTVWVISAVISFPPLISIEKKRGSGGQQPDEPHCKINDQKWYVISSCIGSFFAPCLIMILVYVRIYQIAKRRTRVPPSRRGPEAAAAPPRGAERRPNGLGPERGVGPGGAEVESLPAQLNGAPGEPAPAGPREADALDLEESSSSEHAERPAGPRRSERGPRAKGKARASQVKPGDSLPRRGPGATGPGTPAAGHGEERGGGAKASRWRGRQNREKRFTFVLAVVIGVFVVCWFPFFFTYTLTAVGCSVPRTLFKFFFWFGYCNSSLNPVIYTIFNHDFRRAFKKILCRGDRKRIV; from the coding sequence ATGTTCCGCCAGGAGCAGCCACTGGCCGAGGGCAGCTTCGCGCCCATGGGCTCTCTGCAGCCGGATGCGGGCAACGCGAGCTGGAACGGGACCGAAGCCCCGGGGGGCGGCGCCCGGGCCACCCCCTACTCCCTGCAGGTGACTCTGACGCTGGTGTGCCTGGCCGGCCTGCTCATGCTGTTCACTGTGTTCGGTAACGTGCTTGTCATCATTGCCGTGTTCACAAGCCGCGCGCTCAAGGCGCCCCAGAACCTCTTCCTGGTGTCTCTGGCCTCGGCCGACATCCTGGTGGCCACGCTTGTGATCCCTTTCTCGCTGGCCAACGAGGTCATGGGCTACTGGTACTTCGGCAAGGCGTGGTGTGAAATCTACCTGGCGCTCGACGTGCTCTTCTGCACGTCGTCCATCGTGCACCTGTGTGCCATCAGCCTGGATCGTTACTGGTCCATCACCCAGGCCATAGAATACAACCTGAAGCGCACGCCACGCCGCATCAAGGCCATCATCGTCACCGTGTGGGTCATCTCGGCCGTCATCTCCTTCCCGCCCCTCATCTCCAtcgagaagaagagaggcagcgGTGGCCAGCAGCCGGACGAACCGCACTGCAAGATCAACGACCAGAAGTGGTACGTCATCTCGTCGTGCATCGGCTCCTTCTTCGCGCCCTGCCTCATCATGATCCTGGTCTACGTGCGCATCTACCAGATCGCCAAGCGCCGCACCCGCGTGCCGCCCAGTCGCCGGGGTCCTGAAGCCGCCGCCGCGCCGCCACGGGGCGCCGAGCGCAGGCCCAACGGCCTAGGCCCGGAGCGCGGCGTGGGCCCAGGGGGCGCCGAGGTCGAGTCGCTGCCGGCCCAGCTCAACGGTGCCCCGGGGGAGCCAGCGCCCGCAGGGCCGCGGGAGGCCGACGCGCTGGACCTCGAGGAGAGCTCTTCGTCGGAGCACGCCGAGCGGCCCGCGGGGCCCCGCAGGTCCGAGCGCGGTCCCCGGGCCAAGGGCAAGGCCCGGGCGAGCCAGGTGAAGCCCGGGGACAGCCTGCCGCGGCGCGGGCCGGGGGCGACGGGGCCGGGGACACCCGCGGCCGGGCACGGGGAGGAGCGCGGCGGGGGCGCCAAGGCGTCGCGCTGGCGCGGGCGGCAGAACCGCGAGAAGCGCTTCACCTTCGTGCTGGCGGTGGTCATCGGCGTGTTCGTGGTGTGCTGGTTCCCCTTCTTCTTCACCTACACGCTCACGGCCGTCGGCTGCTCGGTGCCGCGCACGCTCTTCAAGTTCTTCTTCTGGTTCGGCTACTGCAACAGCTCGCTGAACCCTGTCATCTACACCATCTTCAATCACGACTTCCGCCGCGCCTTCAAGAAGATCCTCTGCCGGGGGGACAGGAAGCGGATCGTGTGA